The stretch of DNA GAGGGGTGGTTTGGTGGGGAGAGGTCCTTGTGACAGAGGGAGGCTGGACTTCATGATCCCTGGGGCTGCTTCTAAATGAGATttctggctctgtgtgtgtgtgtgtgtgtgtatagcagTGGTGGGCTGGCAAATGTTTGACagctggccctggggagggaggtgctCTGTAGCATGTGCTGGTTTCCATGGGgtaaccccccccacccccccgcacacacacaccatggcCTACTGCATCACAGAGCATTGGATTGAGAAGCATGCACACAACCATCTTTTGTGATCTGTGTAAGACTATAGTATATGGGTGAGAGTGTGATGTTTAGTGCTGTGTATTTTATGTATGAGAGTGTGTCTATGGTGTTTTTGGAGTGTGAATATAGGGGTGAGGGAGGTGGTTAAAGGCTAGAAAGTGGTAGGGGTGACTGACCATCCCAGGGTGGCTGTAGAGAGCCTAATAAGTTGTGGGTTGGGAGTCTAGAGCTGGAGGGGACTCACTTAGGCTAGTCTACCCCTTCTTCAGCCTCTGGACCCCCATCTCTGTGAGCAACCAGGGAGATGCCAGAGGATGACTGTTCACCCAGGGAAGGAAATTGttataaaatttcattctttctctctcttgggcAGAGGCATACACACACCTTACAATAGTAGTATTCTCTTTCCAAGCAGACTAATGACATAAAAGACTCAAGTAAGGATTTCATTGCTCTCTGTTTTTTCAGAAAGGGAGGCTAATACACAAAACAGCATTCCACTTGGCAAAGGCCACGTGCTGGGTCGTGTGGTCCTGACTAGACTTGGCTCACTGTCCCAGGAATGGAGAGGTTCCAGGATGAAGCTCCCCTGGCCAGAGGTGCCCAGGGATGAGGGTGCTGCACTTCCATCCTGGGGCCCAGCTCTTTCCCTGATGCCCCTGTCCATCTCCAGGCTTAGCTTGCTTTTCCTGAAGAGGATCCAGCCCTGGAGGCCCCTCTGTGGGCAGGTGCCAAGGGAGGGCTGCAAGAGCCTTGGCCAGGAGTGGTTTTGGGGCCCATAGACCATGGCCTTGAGGGGCTTCTGAAGCCCCTGGGATGACCTGCAGAATGAGGTGCATTTCTTTGGGGAGAGGGTTCAGGGTCATAATCAGACCCGTGATGCAAACAGTCTTAGTATTCACTAAGATAGTTGTGGACAcgtgtgttcgtgtgtgtgtgtgtgtgtgtgtcaaggaGGAGAGGAATTGGGGGAGCGGCCACATGGGCCCCACACTCACCGAAGTCACTGGAACACATCTGCTCCATGAGGCCATCGGCACTATGCTCCATCTCACACTGGGTGCAGATCTTGGTCACTGAAGAGGGAAGCAGGGGTGGGGTTGAGGGAGGCTGATAAGGGAATCAGAGTCCAAAAAAGCCACTCGAGTACAGGCTTATCCCACTGATGAGCCACCTCCCCCTGTCAAGCCTCCACTCTCATCAGGAAATGGGATGATGGTAATGATGCTCACTGAGGAGTTGTGAGGTTCAAAAGAGACAAGGTTACAGTGGCACCTTGCAGTAGGCACAATTGCTCCATGACCCTGGCAACTGCCACTATGATGTGCATTGTCTTCCAAACTTTGTTTCGTTTAATCCCCAgcctatgaagtaggtattattcttattaaagaaaagaagactgaggcccagagtggctACTCAAGTCTGCAAAACTATTGTGAACTGAGCTTAGAACTCAGCATTTGTGACTCCTGGGCTAGTGCTGAGATGGGGGTATCTGCAGGGTTTTTCTAGGAACACAGGGTCCGGACAGGTGGGGAAACAAGTGACTCTGGCAGGGCAGAGGCTGTGGTAAGCTGAAGAGCATCCTCCTCTACGGTGGGCAGCTTAGCATTACCAGAACTTTTGATTTTTTCAAGGGAAGCCCAagctctttaatttttatgtgaaatattctcagtttttttttttattattattctcagtTTTATTGTGGCCACACAAACACTTCAGGGTGCCTCTGGTTCTCTGCCACCACATCTGctctctgtcctctgtctctgcctccaggTGGGTGCCACATCACAGGGGAAAGTGGGCTTCAGAGAGGTCAGAAGCATGAGGGCAGAGTGAGGGGGGATTCCGAGCTGAGCCCGAGCCCAGGACTTCCCTTCCCTGCTGTCGAGGCTGTTAATCCATGGCTTCCAAGAGAACCAGAAAAGGAACCATGCTGGGATCCCTGCTAGGGGCTGTGCTATCTCTCCTTGAGCTGGCTTCCTGGTCCCATTTCCAACCCACGAACAGGGGTGTTTCCCTTCTCTCAACACTCCCCAGTCACAGGACCCCTACCCAACTGACTCTCAGGAGGGACATGGGAGTGTAGGATCAAGGGCTGTGTGGATGAGGTTAGCCCTGAGGAGGTGGGTAGGGTATGGTGGAGTCCAGTTGCTTTTGGGGGGCTGGATCAGATAGAAAATGGGAAAGCAGTGCTGCCCCTTGGGGGAGTCCCAGCATCAGGGGCTCCTTAGACTCTCGAATTAACTGCCCAAACAAAGCCCTTCTGCTCACTGCCACTGTTTTATTCTCCTGTCTGGTGCCCAGCCCAGGCTTACTCTGGAAGGAGTTTGGCatttggggcaggggtgggggctgcacaGTGAAGGGAAGCTGAGACCAGGGAGGAACTAGGGGAAATGGGACtcggggtgggtgggaggtggcaCTTAGGATCTCACAGGGTTCTGGAACCTGAGCTCATTTCCTATATTACTTATGGAAAAAGTGAGGTTCAAAGTTAAGCAACAACTAAGGAGGCTCCTGGTTAGTGGCAGAGCCTGGTAAGCTGCTCTTCTGCACTGAACTTTACCTGAAGGTCTCCCAACTGGGGGATTTTGGGAAGAGAGTACAAGAAATTCGGGTTCCCAGGTACAGAAAAtgggatgagtgtgtgtgtgtatgtgtgtgtgtgtgtggaaccATAGCCCAGGAATGCACTTAGCTCACGATTTTTACACTACATCCCTTCCATaggctcccctcccctctcagGTTGTCAACgtggggtggtggtgatgctTGTTTTGGTGCCCTGGGGTCCAGAGCTGTGGTGGAGGTGACTGGGCCTGGGCATTCTTGGGCTGAGAGAGGCCATAAGACATTTATGAGGATGCCtcagaatggggggaggggacagcatTGGGGTTACCCAGGGATTCCAGCGTCTTGGGAAGGTCAGCGCTGCGAGGGGCGCGAGGGGCATCATTGGGAACGAAGCTGGAATGCGTAGAACCAGTGAGCTTGTCCAGAGCTGCGAGAAGGCCCTACTCTGGGAGTTTGtggggaggctggcaggggggcagcgggggggtgCAATTCCCGGGCATGCATGCAGGGCTGGGTAAaggcgtgtgtgtgcgtgtgtgtgtgtgtgtgtgtgtgtgagcgggTGGCGCCTCCGCGGGGCCCCGCAGAGCAGTGCTAAGGGCCCAGCTCCCGCGGGCGCCCgggggctggcggcggcggcggcgctacCTGGAGGCGCGGTGGCAGGCAGGTGTCCGAACTGCATGGCGATGCAGAGGTCGTTGTCCAGGGGGAACTTGTGGCAGTGCAGCATCTCGGGCCAGGGGAAGCCGTAGGCCTCCATGAGCGGCGCGCAGCCGGCGCGCACGGCCTCGCACAGCGAGCGGCACGGGTAGATGGGCCGGTCGAGGCAGACGGGCGCGAAGAGCGAGCAGAGGAAGACCTGCGTGTCCGAGTGGCAGCGCTTGGCCAGCAGCGGCAGCCAGCTGCTCGCCTGCTGCTTCACCTCGGCCAGGCTCTCGTGCTCCAGCAGGTTGGGCAGCCGCATGCGCTTGTAGCCCACGGTGTGGCAGAGCGGCAGGTCGGCGGGGATGTCGAGGCACTGCGGCGGCTTGGAGTACGAGCGCCCGTGCAGCGGCTCCGCCTGCCAGCCGTAGTAGTCGTACTCCTCGGCGCCCGCCGGCGCCCCGTGCAGCGCCCCCAGCAGCAGCGCCAGCGCGgccgcccgcgcgccccccgccggcccccgcaTGGCACGCGGCGTCTCCagcggccccgcgcccgcgcagccgccccgccgccgccgccgtggcCCGAGTGCCCGCAGCCTTCGCTCGGCTCCCGGCGCGCCGACCGATCCTGGCACCTCCCACCCCGGGGCTCCGGCCTCGCCGCGCGCCCCAGCCAATCTccggccgccgcccccggcccagGCGCGGAGGCGAGGTGGAGCCCCTCGGCCCCTCCCGCCGCCtcgcgcgcgccccgccccgcgcaccCACTCCCCTGCCTCGGCGCGGGGCTCGCTCGCCTCCCGGGGCGTTCCCCGCCGACCGCGTTCGCCATCCTTCTCCTTATCTCCCTCCGCCACAGCCTCCCCTGTTCCTTTTCTCGCTCACTCCACTTGCTTATCTGTCGTCTCGGCCTTTCCCCTCCGCTCTGCTTTCTCTTCCCTGACACCTCGGCTCTCCCTTCCCCTGGCGGCCCACACCCGCCTGCTCCGGGAGGGCAGGGCTCCGGCCGTCCGTCTTCAAGCCTGTGTTTGAGCTCCTGCCTGGTTCCGGCACGGTGTTGGCTGCCGGGAATCAGAGATGGATCTGACCCaggaactccccccccccccccccacctccagggacACCCTAGCCTAGTGGGGCCAAGGTAATCATAACTGCGTTCAGGGAGCTCCGAGTGCCTGTGGACACTGCACGGCACCTCACTGCCTTATCGCCTTCTATCTCTATTGATAGCTAATACTTCTTGGGTACTAACTGTACCCAGGCGTTCTAACTGTATGTCGGCATTCTCACAGTATTGCTGTAATAAGGCGAATGGGTACTGTTATTAtcttcactttacagataaagGTACCCAGGCAAAGAGAGGAGTTAAGTGAGGATAGGGGCCAGGACTTGACCCCTGGTGGTCTGGTTCCAGAGTCAGAAACAAGGTACAATCAGGAGGTCTGGATTCAGAGTCTACAGGCTTGCTGGCTTTGGGGGACTTCAATCACATAGCTAATAGGTGagggagccaggatttgaatccaggtttgAGTTTCAAAGGCCAGGGCTTAACTACTCTGCCCTAAGATAAATTCCAACCCAGGACAGGAAaggctgaggaagaggaagaaactgatGATGTACAGGGAGGCATCAGGGAGGAGGCCTTCAAGGACCCCATGATTGggatcttttccttctgcctgaaccCTGCCTTCCATTGGCTTTCCTGTGGGAGGAGCTTTGGAGAAATGCTTGAGGGTTGGAGAGCTTCTTCTTGAGAGCCTGACCTGAGACCTGACCTCCTCAGTCCTTGGTGGGGAGGTCCCCTGGGGAGGTGTCTTGCGGCACTCCAGGGGCTGGATCTGCACTTGcccccctctgcttctgcccttaTACTTCCTATCCCCTACCATCCTGAATGTTTCCAAGTCTCCTGTCTCTTCATGGATCTGTCCTTGCAGTGGTAGTAGAGAGAGGTGAGGCTCCACTCTTCTTAATATTCTGCAGACACACATGAAGCACCTACTCTGTACAAGGCTTGAGGTGTAGTATACATGTCACATATAAGGATCCCGAAATGCAGAAGACATAGTCTCTGCTCCAATTCGATCTGGTGTGAGAAAAAGACCAAAGGCAGGGCAGAGGAAACAGAGGACATTTAGCAgacagagccccacgtgggggcGAAAGAGCTTGAAGGGGTTCTAGGGATGACCTGCCAGAAGGTAAAGGACCACTCCCTGTGGGACCAGGCAGTGGAATGTAGTAATGGTGCAAGAGCCTGAGCTTTGTGGACAAAGCCAAGTTGAAGTCTAAGTGATGTTGGGCAAgtatttagccattctgaccatccattttcttgtttgtaaaatggaacGTTCTCAACAGTTATTGTGAGAGGCAAACAAAATGCTGCATGAAAAGAAAGCCCCCTGCATAGTGCCACACATAATAGCACCTAGGAATGTAAGATGTCTAAGGGATGTATGACTTCAGGGTAAAAATGTGATGTGTGTTCTGAGAGGTCTCTTGGGTACCTTGGCCCTGGCTGTGGTTTGGGACTCCGAGCAGTAGTTCTGTTCCCTGTGCTCCAGCTTACCCTTACTCTGCTGCAGGCTTGGCAGGGCTTCTGTGCTGCAGGGGAGGTGTGGTCTTGTGCACAGGCAGGCGGCGATGGCGCTCCCCAGGTGAAGTGCAGGGTGCTGGCTCCCGAGGCAGCTGGTTAGCCCAGCTGGCCTTGGCGTCCCAGTGCCCGGCCTGGACAACAGGAGGCATTGTTCCTGTTGCTGGTTATGTAGAACTGTCTAAGAGCCAGGTGAGTCTGTACCTGCCACTCCTAAGGGCAGAGGCGCCAGGCTGAAACTCCCCTGGAAGGGGAGGATGGGCAGTTTTTACCTGACAACTCTGCCTTGTGGACCCCCGAGGCTC from Canis lupus familiaris isolate Mischka breed German Shepherd chromosome 28, alternate assembly UU_Cfam_GSD_1.0, whole genome shotgun sequence encodes:
- the SFRP5 gene encoding secreted frizzled-related protein 5 isoform X1: MRGPAGGARAAALALLLGALHGAPAGAEEYDYYGWQAEPLHGRSYSKPPQCLDIPADLPLCHTVGYKRMRLPNLLEHESLAEVKQQASSWLPLLAKRCHSDTQVFLCSLFAPVCLDRPIYPCRSLCEAVRAGCAPLMEAYGFPWPEMLHCHKFPLDNDLCIAMQFGHLPATAPPVTKICTQCEMEHSADGLMEQMCSSDFVVKMRIKEIKLENGDRKLIGAQKKKKLLKPGPLKRKDTKRLVLHMKNGASCPCPQLDSLAGSFLVMGRKVDGQLLLMAVYRWDKKNKEMKFAVKFMFSYPCSLYYPFFYGAAEPH